From Candidatus Nucleicultrix amoebiphila FS5, a single genomic window includes:
- the kdsA gene encoding 3-deoxy-8-phosphooctulonate synthase gives MTQHIVKVGGNDVKEIIFGNNEPLAIMAGPCVLESREHALEMSSAIKEISEKLGINIVYKTSFDKANRTSDSSPRGVGLDKGLEILAEVRQKTGLPVVTDVHTEEQCIEAGNVVDLLQIPAFLCRQTDLLVAAAKTGKPLHVKKGQFLAPWDMKNVVKKIAGAGNNNILICERGVSFGYNTLVNDMRAFPILKEMSYPVIFDATHSVQQPGGAGNKTSGERKYVSVLSKAAVATGIAGVFLETHENPDQAPSDGPNMVKLKDLAGLLEILMEFDRLAKSPRALAANT, from the coding sequence ATGACACAACATATTGTTAAAGTTGGTGGTAACGACGTAAAAGAAATTATTTTTGGGAATAACGAGCCGTTAGCTATTATGGCTGGCCCTTGTGTCTTGGAAAGCCGTGAACATGCCCTTGAGATGTCGAGTGCTATTAAAGAAATCTCTGAGAAACTTGGTATCAACATCGTTTACAAAACTTCATTTGATAAAGCAAATCGCACCAGCGATTCGAGTCCCCGTGGTGTAGGCCTTGATAAAGGGTTAGAGATTCTTGCTGAAGTTCGCCAAAAAACAGGACTTCCAGTTGTAACTGATGTGCATACTGAAGAACAATGCATAGAAGCAGGAAACGTTGTTGATTTATTGCAAATCCCAGCTTTTTTATGCCGTCAGACTGATTTGTTGGTAGCGGCTGCCAAAACGGGTAAGCCATTGCACGTCAAGAAAGGACAATTTTTAGCGCCTTGGGATATGAAAAACGTCGTTAAAAAAATAGCGGGTGCTGGAAACAATAACATTCTGATTTGTGAGCGTGGGGTTTCATTTGGTTATAATACCCTCGTCAATGATATGCGTGCATTTCCTATTCTTAAGGAAATGAGTTATCCAGTAATTTTTGATGCAACCCATTCTGTTCAGCAGCCTGGAGGGGCAGGTAATAAAACTTCGGGTGAAAGAAAATATGTGTCTGTCTTATCAAAGGCAGCTGTTGCTACTGGCATTGCTGGTGTGTTCTTAGAAACTCATGAAAATCCAGATCAAGCTCCAAGCGATGGGCCTAATATGGTGAAACTTAAAGATTTAGCAGGGTTACTTGAAATTCTTATGGAATTTGATCGTTTGGCTAAGTCTCCACGTGCTCTTGCTGCAAACACATAA
- the eno gene encoding phosphopyruvate hydratase, whose product MGAIIDIFARDILDSRGNPTVEVDVILESGAKGRAAVPSGASTGKYEAVELRDDDDAFHGKGVLKAVEAVNGEIFEALSGRDSHDQAALDELMVTLDGTPNKSRLGANAILGVSLALARASAEDQGLPLYRFLGGLKGNLMPMPLMNIMNGGVHGDNGIDFQEFMIVPVGAQSFYQAVQMGAEIFQALKSILKQKGLSTNVGDEGGFAPPIDQTRLALDLILNAVDEAGYNIGEGVSLALDVAASEFYQDGKYHLKGEKKTFSSLELVKYYEQLVKDYPIISIEDGMDQDDMKGWQSMTQSLGQKIQIVGDDLYVTNVERLQKGIEEGLSNAILIKPNQIGTLTETFDTLDLATFGHFSSIISHRSGETEDTFIADLAVAAGCGQIKTGSLSRTDRVAKYNQLMRIEEELGRDARFLNPFPR is encoded by the coding sequence ATGGGAGCCATTATCGATATTTTTGCACGAGATATTTTGGATTCTCGTGGCAATCCAACAGTTGAAGTGGATGTCATTTTAGAAAGTGGTGCTAAGGGAAGAGCAGCAGTTCCTTCTGGTGCTTCTACTGGAAAATATGAAGCTGTTGAGTTGCGAGACGATGATGACGCCTTTCATGGTAAAGGTGTTTTGAAAGCCGTTGAGGCAGTGAATGGTGAGATTTTTGAAGCTCTTTCTGGGCGAGATTCCCACGATCAAGCAGCGCTCGATGAACTCATGGTAACTTTAGATGGAACGCCCAACAAAAGTCGTTTAGGGGCCAATGCGATTTTAGGTGTTAGTCTTGCCCTTGCACGTGCATCTGCGGAAGATCAAGGATTGCCTCTTTATCGATTTTTGGGGGGCCTCAAGGGTAATTTGATGCCTATGCCGCTCATGAATATAATGAACGGTGGCGTACATGGAGATAATGGCATTGATTTTCAAGAATTTATGATTGTCCCTGTTGGCGCCCAATCTTTCTATCAAGCGGTACAAATGGGCGCGGAAATTTTTCAAGCTTTAAAATCTATATTGAAGCAAAAGGGATTGAGCACCAATGTGGGAGATGAAGGGGGATTTGCACCTCCAATTGATCAAACACGGCTAGCCTTGGATCTCATTTTAAACGCTGTTGATGAAGCGGGTTATAATATTGGAGAAGGCGTTAGCCTGGCTTTGGATGTGGCTGCTTCTGAATTCTATCAAGATGGTAAATATCATCTTAAAGGTGAGAAAAAAACGTTTTCTAGCTTAGAGCTCGTCAAATATTATGAGCAATTAGTAAAAGATTACCCCATTATTTCCATCGAAGATGGAATGGATCAAGATGACATGAAGGGATGGCAATCCATGACGCAATCTCTTGGACAAAAGATTCAGATCGTTGGTGATGATTTATACGTAACGAATGTTGAGCGTCTACAGAAAGGTATTGAAGAAGGATTATCAAACGCTATCCTTATTAAACCAAATCAAATTGGTACATTGACCGAAACTTTCGATACGCTTGATTTAGCTACTTTTGGACATTTTAGTTCTATTATTTCCCATCGTTCAGGTGAGACAGAAGACACATTTATTGCTGATCTTGCAGTTGCTGCCGGCTGTGGTCAAATCAAAACAGGATCACTTTCACGAACGGATCGTGTTGCAAAATATAACCAGCTGATGCGCATTGAAGAAGAGCTGGGCAGGGATGCACGCTTTTTAAATCCATTCCCTCGTTGA
- a CDS encoding FtsB family cell division protein: MLLREFRRRFYRFSIPSILICLMFYFAYHIVQGDRGLLSWVRLQQKLKDSKVQLLALRDEHDHLENKVRLLRPESLCLDLLSEQAKMVLGYMDRKEVMVLRKTSEIKEIQK; encoded by the coding sequence ATGCTTCTTCGTGAATTTAGACGACGTTTTTATCGCTTTTCTATTCCAAGCATTTTGATCTGCTTGATGTTCTATTTCGCCTACCATATTGTGCAAGGAGATCGCGGCCTTTTATCATGGGTGCGTTTGCAACAAAAATTAAAAGATTCTAAGGTACAGCTTTTAGCATTACGAGATGAACATGATCATCTGGAAAATAAGGTACGTTTGTTGCGACCAGAAAGTCTGTGTTTAGATCTTTTAAGTGAGCAAGCTAAAATGGTTTTAGGATACATGGATCGCAAGGAGGTGATGGTCTTGCGAAAAACAAGCGAAATCAAAGAGATTCAGAAGTAA